The Mycobacterium avium subsp. avium genomic sequence ACCAGACCACCGCCAGCACCGCGTAGACGAGGGTGAAGGTCGCCAGCGACGTGATCACCATGCCGGGCACATGGTTGGACACGCCCTCGCGGACCGTCATCCGGACCGCCTGGTCGCCGGTCGGGTTGGGCACCACTACCCAGGGCTGGCGCCCTATTTCGGTGAATACCCACCCCGCGATGTTGGCCAGGAAGGGGGTGGGAATGGTCAGCAGCGCGAACCGCGACATCCAGCGTTGCCGCGGTGTGCGCCCGCGGCGGGTCACCCACAGCACGGTCAACGCGAACAACACCGGGATCGCTAGGAATCCGATCATCAGCCGGAACGACCAATAGGTGACGAACAGATTCGGCCGGTAGTCGTCGGGGCCGAAGCGCTGCTGGTACTGCTGCTGCAGCTCGTTCACTCCGCGCAGCGTCACGCCGCTGAACCGGCCCTCGGCCAGCCACGGCAGCACGTAGTGCACCTTGATCACTTCGGTGACGCTGCCGCAGTTGTTGTGGGTGCCGATGGTCAGCACCGAGAAGTCGGGGTCGGTTTGGGTGTGGCACAACGATTCTGCCGACGCCATCTTCATCGGCTGCTGGACGAACATCAGCTTGCCCTGGCGGTCACCGGTGAAGAACAGGGCGACGGTGGCCAGTAACACGACCCCGCAGCCCAGGATGGCCGCCGGACGAAACATGGTGCGGGCCTCGGTTTCCGCGGCCGGCGTGGTGGATCCGCCGGCGCGGGAGCGCACCATCCACCAGGCGCTGACGGCGGCGACGAAGGTGCCCGCCGTCAGCAACGCTCCGGTCACGGTGTGTGAAAACGCCGCCTGCGCAGTGTTGTTCGACAGCAGCGCGAAGATGTCGTCCAACTCGGCACGCCGCGTCGCCGGGTTGTAGTGCGCGCCGACCGGATGCTGCATGAAGGAGTTCGCGGCGATGATGAAGAAGGCCGACGCGTTGACGCCGATGGCCACGATCCAGATGCACGCCAAGTGAATCAGCTTGGGCAGTCGGCCCCAGCCGAAGATCCACAGGCCGATGAAGGTGGATTCGAAAAAGAACGCGAACAGTCCCTCCATCGCCAGTGGCGCACCGAAGATGTCACCGACGAACCGCGAGTACTCGCTCCAGTTCATGCCGAACTGGAATTCCTGGACGATCCCGGTGGCCACGCCGATGGCGAAGTTGATCAGAAACAGCTTGCCGAAGAATTTGGTCAACCGGTACCAGGCGGTGTTCCCGGTGGCCACCCACGCCGTCTGCATGATGGCCAGCAGCGGGGCCAAACCGATGGTGAGCGGCACGAAGATGAAGTGGTAGACGGTGACAATACCGAACTGCCAGCGCGAAATATCGACGACATTCATCCGTCATCTCCCGAACTGCGGAGGCCCGAACCAACGGCTACGACAGAGTGTAGTAGATAGGCCCGGGCCTCCGCTACCGGCCGGCCTCAGCCGGCGAGGGTCTTGGACGCCTTGCGGATGCCGAACGAGGAGATGATCTCGAACACCCCGATGACCACGAACCACGCGCCCACCACAATCGCTAGCGTGACAATGGATTCGAACGGCGAGGCCAGCACGACGATGCCGGCCAGCAGGCTGATCACCCCGAGGAAGATGTTCCAGCCCCGGCCCGGCAGGTTCGGGTCGCTGACCGCCGAGATCGTAGTGGCCACGCCGCGGAAGATGAACCCGATACCAATCCAGATGGCCAGCAGCAGAATTGCGTAGCCCTGGCCGAAATGGCGGAACGCCAGCAGCGCCAGAATCAGCGAGGCGGCGCCGCTGATGAACAACAGCACCCGGCTTCCCGCCGAAACATGCAGCGAGAAGGCGAATACCACCTGCGCGATACCGGTGATGAGCAGATAGACGCCGAAGGCGACTGCGGCGACCAGGATGGAGATTCCCGGCCACACCAGCACCAGGACACCGAGGGCAAGCGACAGAATTCCCGACAGCAGAGCGGATTTCCACAGATGCGGCAGCAAGCTTGGAACAGGGGAGCCAGGGGACATAGTCATGGCCGCAGTCTGGCACAAACGCTGGCCGTGGTACAGGGACTTTGGTCAGACGTGCGCGGTGTGCGGTTGCTCGGCAACCAGATCGGTGGGCGCTTCGGCCGGCTTGCGGCCGATCAGATACCAGGTGCGCATCACACCCTTGCCCTTGACCTCGATGCGGCCGCGTTCCTGCAGCACGAATTCGGGCGCGAGCCGCTCGTACATCGTCTCGGGTACCTGGATGCGGCCCACCGAGTCGGTGGATTCCATCCGTGACGCCACGTTGACCGCGTCGCCCCACACGTCGTAGAAGAACCGGCGCGAGCCCACCACACCCGCGACCACCGGTCCACAGGCCATCCCCACCCGCAGCGGCACCGGTCGGCCGTACGGATCCTTCAGTGCCGCAGCAACTTTGACCATGTCGAGGGCGAAGTCGGCGAGAGCGGCGGCGTGGTCCGGCCGGACCCGCGGCACGCCGCTGACCACCATGTAGGAGTCGCCGCTGACCTTGATCTTCTCCAGGCCGTGTTTGTCCACCAACTCGTCGAAGGCGATGTAGAGCCGGTTCAGGAACCGCACCAGGTCGGCCGGGGCGGTGCCGCTGGCGCGTTCGGTGAACCCGACGATATCGGCGAACAACACCGAGGCGTCGTCGTATTTGTCGGCGATGATGTCGCCGTCGGAGTGCTTCAGCCGCTCGGCGATGCTGCCCGGCAACATGTTGGCCAGCAGCGCTTCTGAGCGTTGGTACTCCGACTCCATCACCGCCTCGGCGCGCTGGGTGTCGCGCAGCGCGAACCACACCGCGACGAAGACCATGATGCAGGCCGAGACGATGGTCACCACGAAGGACATCGACTGCGCCCAGGCCGGCTGCAGCCCGGTGTCGCGGGGAAAGGCGAACTCGACGGCGATCACCAGCCCGGCACCGATCGCGGCCAGGACGGCCGCGAGCACGGTGTGTTCGATGCCCATCACCAGCAGCACCAGGCAGGCGCCCACCAGGAAGAAGTACTGCCCGCCCGATGCCGTGCCGACGTCCCAGCAGCTGACGAAGACGGTGACGTAGGCCGCGCCGAGGAAGGTCAGCGGGGCGACCAGGTCACCGAACCGGTGCAGCCACGGGACGATCGCGAAAATCAACGCGGCGACGACGTTGAGCGAAACGATCTGCCAGGTCCACGCCCCGGTGACCACTTGCAGAAGGATGAAGTCGGCGCAGACCAGCACGGCCAGCCACGCGGCAATGGCAAGCACCCGGGACTGGCGCGCGGCGCTGTCGGCGTAGTGCTGGTTGCGGGCACGCGACTGGGCCCGCGCCGCGGCCACACAGTCCGGGCGCTTCGACGAGCCGTTTGGCCATAGCGGTGCGGCACCACAACTCTTGGCCGCCACGCAGCAAGCCTAACCGCTGAGCAGGCAATCTTGTCGACTGTCGGACGAATATCGCCGTTTTCGCCCCCGTAAGTTTCCCAAGTCTGATACGACTTTCGTTATCGGGTTGTAATCGGGTTTGCGCGTCATTCGTTTGGGTTATCTGACACATGTTCGACGGCTGTGTCGGACGTGCGTTCGCCTCGACCAAGGGGTGCCTGATGGCGGGTCTAAAAAGATTCGTTTTTGCGTTAATCCTTGTTCTCACCGCGGTGCTGATGGGCGGCTGCAGCGCCGCGTGCGGTCAGCCGAGTTGGCTGCTTCGGGTGGCCGGCGATTCGATCGGCAACGATACGCCGGGGCTGAATGTGTCTGCGGCAAACCAGGTTTGCGTCACCGGTTCTATCGGCGGCTGACTCGGCCGCCCGTCTCGATCGGTGCCCACCACTGGGCTGCGACCGCGCTGTCGAGGGGTCTGCGCGCGAGCCCGGCCGGTGTTTTCGAGGGTCCCGGCGAAAGGATTTGATGAATTCATTTGTCGCGCCTCAGCTATTTCGCCGGAATGCGACAAATTCGAGCTTTTGGTGGCGCCAGGTTTAAAAATTGCGCATATTTCATACCGATGGTCGGTATTTGGCCGATTTCGCAGACCGTGGGATCGGATGAATGCAAATTCGGGACGCGGCGGACCGGCGGCGTGCGGCGGGTAGCGGTGGTGCCCTCGGTGAGATTCGAACTCACACTGTACGGGTTTTGAATCCGTTTCCTCTGCCAGTTGGGATACGAGGGCTTACCGGCCTACCACCTTAGAGGATTTGGTGTCCTCACCCGTCACACCGCCCCCGCGCTCGCTGGTCTGAGGCGTTCACGACACAATGTCCGTCATGACAGGCCCCACGACCGACACCGACGCTGCTGTGCCGCGCCGGGTCCTGATCGCTGAAGACGAAGCGCTCATTCGACTGGATCTCGCCGAGATGCTCCGGGAGGAGGGATACGAGATCGTCGGGGAGGCCGGCGACGGGCAGGAAGCCGTCGAGCTGGCCGAGCGCCATCGCCCGGACCTGGTGATCATGGACGTCAAGATGCCGCGCCGCGACGGGATCGACGCGGCCTCCGAGATCGCCAGCAAGCGCATCGCGCCGATCGTCGTGCTGACCGCGTTCAGTCAGCGCGATCTGGTGGAGCGCGCCCGCGACGCCGGGGCGATGGCCTACCTGGTCAAGCCCTTCACCATCAGCGACCTGATCCCGGCGATCGAATTGGCCGTCAGCCGGTTCAGCGAGATCGCCGAGCTGGAACGCGAGGTCGCCACGCTGTCCGAGCGGCTGGAGACCCGCAAGCTGGTGGAGCGGGCCAAGGGCCTGCTGCAGACCGAGCAGGGCATGACCGAACCCGAGGCGTTCAAGTGGATCCAGCGTGCCGCGATGGACCGGCGGACCACGATGAAGCGGGTGGCCGAGGTGGTGCTGGAGACGCTCGGCACGCCCAAGGAGTAGCCGGAGGCCGTCGAGTGTGAATCGTTGGCTTTGAGTGTGCATCGTTGGCGACGACACGCCGAGGGGGCTCGCCCAGGCTTCACACTCGAAGCCCGCGCCGCCGGCACTCCCTATCGCGCGACGATCACCGACGAGCCGTGGCCGAACAGGCCCTGGTTGGCGGTGATGCCGACCGTGGCGTTCTCCACCTGCCGGCCGGTGGCCTGACCCCGCAGTTGCCAGGTCAGCTCGCAGACCTGAGCGATCGCCTGCGCGGGAATGGCCTCGCCGAAACAGGCCAGCCCGCCGGACGGGTTGACCGGCACCCGGCCGCCGAGGGTGGTGGCGCCGCTGCGCAGCAGCGCCTCGGCCTCACCTTTGGGGCACAGGCCCAGGTGCTCGTACCAGTCGAGCTCCAGCGCGGTGGACAGGTCGTACACCTCGGCCAGGCTCAGGTCCTCGGGCGCGACACCGGCCTCGGCGTAGGCCGCGTCGATGATCTGGTCCTTGAACACCCGATCCGGCGCGGGCACCGCGGCCGTGGAATCCGTTGCGATATCCGGTAATTCGGGCAGATGCTGCGGGTAGCGCGGAGTCACCGTGCTGACCGCGCGCACCGACGGCACACCGGCCAGCGAGCCGAGGTGTTCGCGGGCGAACTTCGCGCTGGCCACGACCAGCGCGGCCGCGCCGTCGGAGGTGGCGCAGATGTCCAGCAGCCGCAGCGGGTCGGCCACCACCGCGCTGGCCAGCACGTCCTCGACGGACACCTCCTTGCGGTAGCGGGCATTCGGGTTCTGCAGGCCGTGGCGCGAGTTCTTCACCTTCACCTGGGCGAAGTCCTCGAGTGTGGCGCCGTAGAGGTCCATCCGCCGCCGCGCCAGCAGCGCGAAGTAGACCGGGTTGGTGGCGCCGATCAGGTGGAACCGCTGCCAGTCGGGATCGTTCTTGCGCTCACCGCCGACCGGGGCGAAGAAGCCCTTGGGCGTGGTGTCGGCGCCGATCACCAGGGCCACATCGCAGAAGCCCGCGAGGATTTGTGCCCGGGCGCTCTGCAGCGCCTGCGACCCGCTGGCGCACGCGGCGTAGCTGGAGCTGACCGGCACGCCGTTCCATCCCAGCTTCTGGGCGAACGTCGCGCCCGCGACGAATCCCGGGTAGCCGTTGCGGATGGTGTCGGCGCCGGCCACCAACTGGATCTGACGCCAGTCCAGGCCGGCTTCGGCCAGAGCCGCTCGCGCCGCCGCCACGCCGTACTCGGTGAAATCGTTGCCCCACTTGCCCCAGGGGTGCATGCCCGCCCCGAGGATGTAGAGCGGTTCGGGCGGGGTGCTCGGGGTTGTCATGCGCGCCTCCACGCGTGCACCATGCGCTGCACGCCGTCGTCGTCGGTGTACAGCGGCATCGTGGTCAGCTCCATCTCCATGCCGACCTTCAAGTCGGCGGCCAGCGTGCCCTCGACCACCTTGCCCAGCACGATCAGACCCTCCTTCGCCAACTCCACGGCGGCGACGGCGAACGGCTCGAACGGGTCCGGGGACGGGTAGGGCGGGGGCGGGGCATAGCGGTTCTCGGTGTAGCTCCACAGCGTTCCCCGCCTGGACAGCGGAGTCGATTCCAGCGCGTCGCCGTCGCAACCCGGATTGGGGCAGTTGTTCTCCCGGGGCGGGAAGACGT encodes the following:
- a CDS encoding HdeD family acid-resistance protein — translated: MCQTAAMTMSPGSPVPSLLPHLWKSALLSGILSLALGVLVLVWPGISILVAAVAFGVYLLITGIAQVVFAFSLHVSAGSRVLLFISGAASLILALLAFRHFGQGYAILLLAIWIGIGFIFRGVATTISAVSDPNLPGRGWNIFLGVISLLAGIVVLASPFESIVTLAIVVGAWFVVIGVFEIISSFGIRKASKTLAG
- a CDS encoding adenylate/guanylate cyclase domain-containing protein; the encoded protein is MAAKSCGAAPLWPNGSSKRPDCVAAARAQSRARNQHYADSAARQSRVLAIAAWLAVLVCADFILLQVVTGAWTWQIVSLNVVAALIFAIVPWLHRFGDLVAPLTFLGAAYVTVFVSCWDVGTASGGQYFFLVGACLVLLVMGIEHTVLAAVLAAIGAGLVIAVEFAFPRDTGLQPAWAQSMSFVVTIVSACIMVFVAVWFALRDTQRAEAVMESEYQRSEALLANMLPGSIAERLKHSDGDIIADKYDDASVLFADIVGFTERASGTAPADLVRFLNRLYIAFDELVDKHGLEKIKVSGDSYMVVSGVPRVRPDHAAALADFALDMVKVAAALKDPYGRPVPLRVGMACGPVVAGVVGSRRFFYDVWGDAVNVASRMESTDSVGRIQVPETMYERLAPEFVLQERGRIEVKGKGVMRTWYLIGRKPAEAPTDLVAEQPHTAHV
- a CDS encoding Zn-ribbon domain-containing OB-fold protein encodes the protein MPEVIRQQPAVEGWFATDEAGAPHLIGSKCPQCGTYVFPPRENNCPNPGCDGDALESTPLSRRGTLWSYTENRYAPPPPYPSPDPFEPFAVAAVELAKEGLIVLGKVVEGTLAADLKVGMEMELTTMPLYTDDDGVQRMVHAWRRA
- a CDS encoding cytochrome ubiquinol oxidase subunit I, with product MNVVDISRWQFGIVTVYHFIFVPLTIGLAPLLAIMQTAWVATGNTAWYRLTKFFGKLFLINFAIGVATGIVQEFQFGMNWSEYSRFVGDIFGAPLAMEGLFAFFFESTFIGLWIFGWGRLPKLIHLACIWIVAIGVNASAFFIIAANSFMQHPVGAHYNPATRRAELDDIFALLSNNTAQAAFSHTVTGALLTAGTFVAAVSAWWMVRSRAGGSTTPAAETEARTMFRPAAILGCGVVLLATVALFFTGDRQGKLMFVQQPMKMASAESLCHTQTDPDFSVLTIGTHNNCGSVTEVIKVHYVLPWLAEGRFSGVTLRGVNELQQQYQQRFGPDDYRPNLFVTYWSFRLMIGFLAIPVLFALTVLWVTRRGRTPRQRWMSRFALLTIPTPFLANIAGWVFTEIGRQPWVVVPNPTGDQAVRMTVREGVSNHVPGMVITSLATFTLVYAVLAVVWFFLLKRYTVEGPLEHDAEPAPPRAPSDDEVAPLSFAY
- a CDS encoding ANTAR domain-containing response regulator — its product is MTGPTTDTDAAVPRRVLIAEDEALIRLDLAEMLREEGYEIVGEAGDGQEAVELAERHRPDLVIMDVKMPRRDGIDAASEIASKRIAPIVVLTAFSQRDLVERARDAGAMAYLVKPFTISDLIPAIELAVSRFSEIAELEREVATLSERLETRKLVERAKGLLQTEQGMTEPEAFKWIQRAAMDRRTTMKRVAEVVLETLGTPKE
- a CDS encoding lipid-transfer protein, yielding MTTPSTPPEPLYILGAGMHPWGKWGNDFTEYGVAAARAALAEAGLDWRQIQLVAGADTIRNGYPGFVAGATFAQKLGWNGVPVSSSYAACASGSQALQSARAQILAGFCDVALVIGADTTPKGFFAPVGGERKNDPDWQRFHLIGATNPVYFALLARRRMDLYGATLEDFAQVKVKNSRHGLQNPNARYRKEVSVEDVLASAVVADPLRLLDICATSDGAAALVVASAKFAREHLGSLAGVPSVRAVSTVTPRYPQHLPELPDIATDSTAAVPAPDRVFKDQIIDAAYAEAGVAPEDLSLAEVYDLSTALELDWYEHLGLCPKGEAEALLRSGATTLGGRVPVNPSGGLACFGEAIPAQAIAQVCELTWQLRGQATGRQVENATVGITANQGLFGHGSSVIVAR